The window TGCTCAATCAGCACATCCGTATCCAAAAACCTATACCCCAACTGAGTTGCCAGCAGTTGCCCCACTGTGGTCTTGCCTGACCCCATCATGCCTATTAGATACAAATTAACTCCGTTTAGCAACTGTCTTGCGCTCTCCTACACGTTTCTATCTATTATTCTGGATAACGGTGACACTGTTCGTACTTATCCAACTAATTGTTTTATGGCTTTACCCTCTTGGCTCACGCCTAGCCATCTAATTATGTTCGGCCTAATTCTGGGATTCGCGATCGCCCATAGTGGGCTAGCTGCCCTGCGTCCCCATGGTGAAAAATTGCTCGGTGCCCGATTATATCGGGTGCTATTTGCTCTGGTGAGCTTGCCACTGGCCACTGTGATGATCATCTATTTTTTTCGCCATCGCTATGACGGGTTACAGCTTTGGCAAGTACAGGGAGTACCTGGAGTTCAGGCACTAGTTTGGGTATTGTCAGCAATCTCCTTCCTCTTTCTCTACCCAGCAACCTTCAACTTGTTAGAAATAGCTGCGATTCAAAAACCCACTGTACATCTCTACGAAACAGGGATCATCCGCATCACGCGGCACCCACAGATGGTTGGCCAAGTCATCTGGTGCCTTGCCCACACTCTATGGGTAGGGACAACATTCATGGTGATTACCTCAATCGGCTTAATTCTGCATCATTTGTTTGGCGTGTGGCATGGCGATCGTCGCCTCAAGCTCCGGTATGGTGAATCTTTTGAAACCTTGAAATCTCGCACTTCTGTCGTTCCTTTTCTGGCTATTGTGCGAGGCCAGCAAACCTTTAACTGGCGGGAATTTCTGCGGCCTGCCTACGGCGGCGTGGTGATTGCAGTGGCAATTTTCTGGTGGTTACATCCTGCTTTAATCCGTGCAACAAGTGCCATCGACTGGTAGCATGATCCCATAATGAAAATTTATAAAAACTGAGTAGGGATCATGGTTTCAGATATTAGTGACCAAACGTTCATAGATGAAGTTTTGCTGTCGCCGGTACCGGTTTTGGTTAATTTTTGGGCACCGTGGTGCGGGCTTTGCCGCCTGATTAGTCCAGTCCTGTCTAGTTTAGAAGCTGACATGGGGGGACTCATGAAGCTAGTGGATGTCAACGCTGATGAAAATTTAAAGTTGGCAAATACCTATCGATTGACAACGCTACCCACGCTGTTGCTGTTTGATGATGGCAAGTTGTTGTATCGTATTGACAGCTTTCATGGGCGCGATGACCTGCGAGCCACACTGAATAGGCTAATGCAACAATTCACTTACTCAGCATAGCGATCGCGACTAGCCAGTCTATTCTACTTCCAGCACAGTTTCTACTTTCGGGTATCATCAGTGGGCAGCAGTGAAGCAGGCAAATGCCTTGCTTGACAACTATACTGATGCCAGGAGAACGTCAGAATGAAGTTTGGACAATGGTTGGGGCTGATTGTAACCATAATCTCCCTCTATATTTTGTGGGAGATTCGGCAACTGATTCTGCTTCTGTTTGTAGCTGTAGTTTTTTCCACAGCTCTGAACCGTCCAACTCGTTGGCTGCAACGACTTCGCCTACAACGCAAAGTAGCAGCCATCATCTCCGTCACCAGTATTCTTTCGTTGCTTGTGGTGTTTTTTGCTACAATTATTCCTCCATTCCTGGAACAATTCCAACAGTTAGTTGAGCTAGTCCCCAGGGGATTTGAGGAGTTGCGTCAGGAGGTCGATCGCCTCACGGCTGGTATTCCAGGCGGTATTGACCAGTTTTTACCCACTAGCACTGCTTTGTTTCAGCAGTTTCAGCCCATAGCATCAGGACTCGCCAACAATTTCTTCAAGGTATTTTCTGGGTTCTTCAACGTTACTATCAGCATCCTGTTTGTGATTATGGTCACGATCATGCTGTTGATAGAACCAGACGCTTACCGTCGGCGGTTTCTGAAGCTAGTACCTTCTTTTTATCGGCATCGAGCCGACGAAATTTTAACCGCTTGCGAAGCCGATCTTGTGGGATGGATTGTCGGCGCCCTTATTAACATGGTTGTGATTGGGGTGACTAGTGGTATTGTTCTAACATTTTTGGGTGTAAGGCTTGTTTTGGCGAATGCCCTGCTTGCAGGTTTACTGGAAGCTATTCCTAATCTGGGGCCATTTTTGAGCACGGTGCCACCCGTTGCGATCGCGCTCTTAGATGCACCCCTCAAGGGTGTACTCGTGTTAGTTTCCTACATCATTATTCAAGTTTCAGAACAGTTCCTACTAGTGCCAGTCGTCATGGGGCAGCAGGTTTCTCTCTTGCCCGCTGTAACATTAATTGCCCAGTTTGCCTTTGCCTACTTCTTTGGTTTTCTAGGCTTGTTTTTAGCCATTCCTCTAGTTATCATCGTGCGAATTCTCGTGCGAGAAACCCTTGTGCGTGATGTTCTAGATCAATGGACAGCTAGCTTGGATGAGACCTTACCCGATGCGATACCAACAGATGATATATGCGAGCCATTTGCTGTACAACTAGCACTACCAGAGCCGAAAGCTGCTCCACCAGAGTCTGAGGAATTTGAAGCTGATGATAAAACTCCCTCTCCAGAAATGTGATGTTAGAGTCGCCTGCAACAGGTTGCGTTACAAGCATTTTGACTATTACCGTACATGACCACCGTGCATGACTTTTGAAGCAGAAATCTCCTTGAGGTGAACTCAACCATCGGAGGGGGAATCTTGAACCCAACAATCGGAGGGAAAGTCTAAGGCTGCACAGTCATTCATCAAGGAATTAACACTATGACCAAGAAATTATCTACTCTAGCGGGAATTGCTATAGCTTTGGGGCTTTCTGCTAGCATGTTGCCTACACTGACTATACCTGCTGTTGCCGAGCCAGGTATGATGCAACGATGGGGCAAGCCAGGCGATCGTATGGCGCAAGAACTCAATCTAACCCCCCAGCAACAAGAGCAAATTCGCCAAATTCGAGAGTCAGCAAGGCAACAGATGCAGTCAGTATTGACGGCTGAACAGCGTGCCCAACTAGAAGCCGCCCGTCAGCAAGGACGACGGCCTCCGCGCCTTAACCTAACTGAGCAACAACGGCAGCAGATGCAGCAAATTCGTGAATCTACCAAGCAAAAGATTGACGCAGTATTGACTCCAGAACAACGGGCACGGGCAGAGCAGTTACGGCAAGAGCGCCAACAGCGCCGTCAACAGCGTCGCGGAAGTGGTTTCTTAGTGCGTTAGTTTAAACCTCATGCTTTAGTTATACAATTCCTCAAACCATTGCTACAGATGGCTTGTAGTAAGGACTTAAGTCCTTACTACGAACTGACAGGTTATAGGCTAGCTTTTGGGGAAATGGGATTACATCCCTAGTTGCGTACTTTAGTGACGTATACCTGGATAAACCTTAATCAGCAGCATAGGTTGATAAGGCTATGTAATTAGCTTTCTGAGAATTGACCGCAACACTCACTCTAAGGGGGCTTTGCCCCCTCAATGTTTTGGGAAACTGGGATTACCATGCCCAAATAGCAGTCATCCCTATTTTTTTCTCTGCATTATGCTATTTTGCATACATACTTCGACTCCAGTGCCAAGAGCCTGCTGGGTCTTGCAGCAATTTTCATTTCAGATCTTAAATCACGATGAAGCAGACAAAGTTGATTCTCTAATCGCTTTAATAATCACCTCTTCAAGATGAGATAATGAGCAAACTGTCATCGAGAAAAGAGATGTCAACGCAGCACACCTATCCTCTGAAATGTCCGGAAGAACCATGATTGAATGTTTAGAGTCCAAATTTAGCATCTTGGACATTTTTGAATATTTGCTTACATGTTGTTGATAATCACCAGATTTTGCCTCAATCCAGAAGAAAGAACCATTCACACAACATATCAGGTCAAGTTCAAAGTCATCCCCATTAGGTAGAATGATTTGGGGATTTAGCAAATACGAGAAGATAATATCTTGCTCTAGTTCACTAGCTGCAATTTCAACACATCGTTTGACTGCCAACAATACAAAGCGCTCCAGCCACTTGCCAGAAAAGAAGCTATGGGCCTCTGGTATCGTCGCTGCTTTCGCTTTAATGAGGTATTGTGGAGATCTAAAATACCTGTACTCTTCAAGAAAGGCTATGCCATGCAGTCTGGTACAAAACTGACAGACGGTTCCTATGTCCCTTTGTGTATATTCCTTGAGGGACAGAAGAAATGAGTTTCCTTGGTTTACACTCCTCTTGATTTTCCCCAGTAGCTGACGCAAGCTACTATAATTTTCACCAAGAAATTTCGACAGTGAATTGATAACGTGGTCTGCTGGACTTTCTGCAGGTACAGCTCTAACTCTTATGTTGCGGCTAGCCAAAAAGTCCACAATAACTCTAGTGTCACTCTCAGTTTGTTGCTTTTCCTCTGTGGGTTTCTCTTCATTCTGATCCGTATCCAAGTCGAGATCAAGATCAGTGATGGTTTCTCCTAGCTGTGAAGTTGCATCTTCATTATCCTCTAATGAAACCTTATATTGCTGAAGTTCATTAATGCTTTGTTGCAATAACTCCCGTAAGTTTTGCAAACGCTCCAACTCATCCTTAAAGGCTAATAGCGATTTTTGGCTTTCTATTTCTAGCTCCGATCGATCGTGCTCTTGAGCTACTAGCTTTTGTCTACTAACTTGTGATTGAGTAACTAATGCTGACGTAGCAAAACCAGATGCTCCTGCTGCAATCCCAGCTATGCCTGATTGAAATACGGAACCACCAGCGGCAAGCACTACACCACCAACAATCACGCTGCCTGCAAGCAAAGGAATGTGGAACAGCAGTTGACTCATAGAGCTTTCTCTACCTTTTTGCTCAGATGTCAGCGTCAAGATGGCTACTATACCAAATGTAGGAAACCTCTACCACACAACTAGGCAAAGACAACTAGGCAGGTAAGTGGCTAAGTCCGTTAGCTGCTAAGGAATGCGCCCATGTTAGCACTAGGCTCTGCTAGGGTCAATATAAGTCAAGTGCTTGTGTGTGCAAGCATGGTAAGCATTAAAGCTAACATAGACTTAGACTCAACGTAGGTCTTGCTGACCAAGGATATGAAGTTGGATGAGGCGATCTTGTTTGCCAACCACCTGAAACGTTTAAGTCACTCTTGCCTTAGACGTCTCGCGAGCAAGCATAGCTATTCAATCGTTTTGCCATCTGGCATAACTGCGCCAAGCATCTGTGCCTTAGCTAAATTAGTCT of the Cyanobacteriota bacterium genome contains:
- a CDS encoding NnrU family protein; protein product: MALPSWLTPSHLIMFGLILGFAIAHSGLAALRPHGEKLLGARLYRVLFALVSLPLATVMIIYFFRHRYDGLQLWQVQGVPGVQALVWVLSAISFLFLYPATFNLLEIAAIQKPTVHLYETGIIRITRHPQMVGQVIWCLAHTLWVGTTFMVITSIGLILHHLFGVWHGDRRLKLRYGESFETLKSRTSVVPFLAIVRGQQTFNWREFLRPAYGGVVIAVAIFWWLHPALIRATSAIDW
- a CDS encoding thioredoxin domain-containing protein — translated: MVSDISDQTFIDEVLLSPVPVLVNFWAPWCGLCRLISPVLSSLEADMGGLMKLVDVNADENLKLANTYRLTTLPTLLLFDDGKLLYRIDSFHGRDDLRATLNRLMQQFTYSA
- a CDS encoding AI-2E family transporter; its protein translation is MKFGQWLGLIVTIISLYILWEIRQLILLLFVAVVFSTALNRPTRWLQRLRLQRKVAAIISVTSILSLLVVFFATIIPPFLEQFQQLVELVPRGFEELRQEVDRLTAGIPGGIDQFLPTSTALFQQFQPIASGLANNFFKVFSGFFNVTISILFVIMVTIMLLIEPDAYRRRFLKLVPSFYRHRADEILTACEADLVGWIVGALINMVVIGVTSGIVLTFLGVRLVLANALLAGLLEAIPNLGPFLSTVPPVAIALLDAPLKGVLVLVSYIIIQVSEQFLLVPVVMGQQVSLLPAVTLIAQFAFAYFFGFLGLFLAIPLVIIVRILVRETLVRDVLDQWTASLDETLPDAIPTDDICEPFAVQLALPEPKAAPPESEEFEADDKTPSPEM
- a CDS encoding Spy/CpxP family protein refolding chaperone, with the translated sequence MTKKLSTLAGIAIALGLSASMLPTLTIPAVAEPGMMQRWGKPGDRMAQELNLTPQQQEQIRQIRESARQQMQSVLTAEQRAQLEAARQQGRRPPRLNLTEQQRQQMQQIRESTKQKIDAVLTPEQRARAEQLRQERQQRRQQRRGSGFLVR
- a CDS encoding coiled-coil domain-containing protein 30, with the protein product MTLTSEQKGRESSMSQLLFHIPLLAGSVIVGGVVLAAGGSVFQSGIAGIAAGASGFATSALVTQSQVSRQKLVAQEHDRSELEIESQKSLLAFKDELERLQNLRELLQQSINELQQYKVSLEDNEDATSQLGETITDLDLDLDTDQNEEKPTEEKQQTESDTRVIVDFLASRNIRVRAVPAESPADHVINSLSKFLGENYSSLRQLLGKIKRSVNQGNSFLLSLKEYTQRDIGTVCQFCTRLHGIAFLEEYRYFRSPQYLIKAKAATIPEAHSFFSGKWLERFVLLAVKRCVEIAASELEQDIIFSYLLNPQIILPNGDDFELDLICCVNGSFFWIEAKSGDYQQHVSKYSKMSKMLNLDSKHSIMVLPDISEDRCAALTSLFSMTVCSLSHLEEVIIKAIRESTLSASS